A single genomic interval of Aureliella helgolandensis harbors:
- a CDS encoding class I SAM-dependent methyltransferase, whose product MSRASWLQKIYWNYLGKPVQERALFKVLLENSISSILEIGVGDGSRMKRIAQLVQLSPGCEQLRYIGTDEFESASDGLHLSLKQAHQLASQLGFKASLIPGDAPAALPRVAHKLGAADLVLVNGGIDLLHPCSGGVGIWLNRVAHDETIILACQEIGEELVHVDSRNMELPSRIAA is encoded by the coding sequence ATGAGCCGGGCAAGCTGGTTGCAGAAGATCTACTGGAATTACCTCGGTAAACCAGTACAAGAGCGAGCACTATTCAAAGTTCTGCTTGAGAATTCTATTAGCTCGATTCTGGAGATTGGAGTTGGAGATGGGTCCCGCATGAAGCGGATCGCCCAATTAGTGCAATTGTCGCCTGGGTGCGAACAACTGCGTTATATCGGTACGGATGAATTCGAATCGGCCAGTGATGGTCTGCATTTGAGTTTGAAGCAAGCTCACCAACTGGCTAGTCAGTTGGGCTTTAAAGCATCACTGATCCCAGGTGATGCTCCGGCGGCTTTGCCGCGAGTGGCTCACAAACTAGGTGCAGCGGATTTAGTATTGGTTAACGGAGGAATCGACCTTTTGCATCCGTGCTCCGGTGGAGTCGGAATCTGGTTGAATCGAGTCGCACACGACGAGACGATTATCTTGGCCTGCCAGGAAATCGGTGAAGAGCTGGTCCATGTCGATTCCCGCAACATGGAACTTCCCTCTCGCATTGCCGCCTAA